The following proteins come from a genomic window of Methanosarcina sp. MTP4:
- a CDS encoding UbiX family flavin prenyltransferase encodes MEITVGISGASGVQYGIRLLEVLAEKEIKTHLVLTEAAKQIIEIETDYSPGEVEKLASWSYAQKDFSSPIASGSHVTGGMVIAPCSMKTLGAVANGISDTLLTRAADVCLKEERKLILMTRETPLNLIHLENMLRAKRAGASILPACPGFYSRPKTIEDLVDIMTGRVLDLLGIENEIYRRWE; translated from the coding sequence ATGGAAATCACGGTAGGGATAAGCGGGGCTTCGGGAGTCCAGTACGGAATACGCCTGCTTGAAGTGCTGGCGGAAAAGGAAATAAAAACCCATCTGGTGCTGACAGAAGCCGCAAAGCAGATCATAGAAATCGAAACGGACTACTCTCCCGGAGAGGTAGAAAAACTGGCAAGCTGGAGCTATGCCCAGAAAGACTTTTCATCCCCGATTGCCAGCGGGTCTCACGTAACGGGGGGAATGGTCATCGCTCCCTGCAGTATGAAGACCCTGGGGGCAGTCGCAAACGGGATTTCGGACACTCTCCTGACCAGGGCTGCGGACGTCTGCCTGAAAGAGGAACGAAAACTCATCCTTATGACCAGGGAAACCCCGCTGAACCTAATCCATCTCGAAAACATGCTCAGAGCCAAAAGGGCAGGGGCAAGCATTCTCCCGGCCTGCCCTGGCTTTTATTCCAGGCCGAAAACCATCGAAGACCTTGTGGACATAATGACCGGAAGAGTCCTTGACCTGCTAGGAATAGAAAACGAAATCTACCGCCGCTGGGAATGA